From Amycolatopsis sp. WQ 127309:
GCCGCCGCCGCGACACCGGAGCGCCGCTCGACGGCACCGACGAGAAGGACGTCCCCCGCTACGCCGACGACCCGATCGGCACGGTGATCCCGCTGACCAGCCACATCCGCAAGGCCAACCCGCGCACCCCCGAGACCGACAACAGCCGGATCCTGCGGCGCGCCGTGAACTACGACCGCGGCGTCGACAGCAACGGCAACCTCGACATGGGCCTGATGTTCGTCTGCTACCAGCAGGACCTGGAGCGCCAGTTCGAGGCGGTCCAGACCCGGCTGGCCGACGAGCCGCTGACCGACTACATCTCCCCGTTCGGCGGCGGCTACTTCTTCGCGCTGCCGGGCGTCACAGGCCCGGACGACCACTACGGCCGCGCACTACTGACCTGACACCGTTCCCCACCAACACGAAACACCAGGAGGAATCCGAAGTGGACACCCGACCCCGCCGGCGGCGACGCGGCCTGCTCGGCGCCGGGGCACTCGCCTCGGTCGCCGTGCTGGCCGTCGCCACCGGTTCCGCGGCGACCACCGCGGAAGCCCAGCCGCTGCACCCTTACCCGGCGCAGTGGATCCCCACCTCGACGCCGATCAAGCACGTCGTGGTCATCTTCGGCGAGAACATCGCCTTCGACCACTACTTCGGCACCTACCCGAACGCGGCGAACACGGACGGCACGCCGTTCCAGGCCGCGCGCAACACCCCGAAGGTCAACGGCCTGGACCACAAGCTGCTAGCCGACAACCCGAACGCGTACAACCCGAAACGGCTCACCCACGAGCAGGCGCTGACCTGCGACCAGAACCACAACTACGGCGCGGAGCAAGCCGCCTTCAACGGCGGCAAGATGGACAAGTTCGTCGAGAAGACCGAGACGGACAAGTGCACCGGCCAGCCGGTGCTGTTCGGCGAGCCCGGCCTGGTGATGGACTACTTCGACGGCAACACCGTCACGGGCATGTGGAACTACGCGCAGCACTACTCGTTGAACGACAACTCGTTCGACGCGAACTTCGGACCGTCGACCCCGGGCGCGATCAACCTCGTCTCGGGCAACACGCACGGCGTCCAGGCCGTGAACCCGGTGACGCACGAGCCGGTCAGCGACGCGTACGCGGTCCAGTCGCCGGACGCGAACGGCGTCGGCACGATGATCAACGACCCGGACCCGGCCTGGGACGACTGCTCGGACAAGAACCACACGAGCACGGACAACCTGGCGACCATGCACGGCCGCAACGTCGGCGACCTGCTCAACCAGCGCCACGTGACGTGGGGCTGGTTCCAGGGCGGCTTCCGCCCGACCGGTTCGGCCAACGGTTACGCGGTCTGCGGCGCCACGCACGCCAACATCGGCGGCGCGGCGGCGGTGGACTACAGCCCGCACCACGAGCCGTTCCAGTACTACCCGTCGACGGCGAACCCGAAGCACCTGCCGCCGTCGTCGGTCCAGGCGATCGGCCAGACGGACCGCGCGAACCACCAGTACGACGTCGCGGACTTCAACGACTCCCTGCAGGCCGGCTCGATGCCCGCGGTGAGCTTCCTGAAGGCCCCGGAGTACCAGGACGGTCACGCGGGCTACTCGGACCCGCTGGACGAACAGCAGTTCGTGGTCAACGAAGTCAACAAGATCCAGCAGTCCCCCGACTGGCGCTCGACGGCGATCGTCCTGGCGTACGACGACTCGGACGGCTGGTACGACCACGTCTCGTCCCCGGTGATCAACGGCTCTCACGACGCTTCGCAGGACCAGGCCGTCTGCACCGCGAAGAAGACGACACTGGGCGGCTACGCGGACCGCTGCGGCTACGGCCCGCGGCTTCCGTTGATGGTGATTTCCCCGTACAGCAAGGTGAACCACGTCGACCACACGCTGACGGACCAGACCTCGGTGCTGAAGTTCATCGAGGACAACTGGTTCGCCGGCCGCATCGGCGACAGTTCGTACGATTCACGGGCCAATTCGATGTCCAACATGTTCAACTTCTGGTGGCCTCAGGCGTCGAAGCTGACGCTCGACCCGAAGACCGGGGCCGTAGCACATCGGTAGTTTGTGGTGCTTGACGGGCTCGTGGCCGGGGTTGGCCGCGAGCCCGTCTTGCTGTTCAGGGCGCGGACGGTCGGCTGCCGTGTCGACTCAAATCAACATCGAGACCGGCGAGTGACTCCTGGCACGGTCAGCTGATCGGCCGCGGACCCGCCTGCGTCCGGGCACTCACCACTGATCAGGCCGCCCTGGGCAGTGGGCTGTCGACGTTGTTGCGATCGGGTTTTCGGCGTCGGTCGTGGGACGTCGGCGGGGTGGACTCCGCCAGGCCGTCCGGGGTGATGTGGATCTGCCAGCCCAACCCGTGCAGCAGACGGTGGTGGTAGCCACACAGCTGGACCGGACTTTCCCAGCTCGCCGGGCCGTCCTCGGACTGCTGTCGGATGTGGTGGCCCTGGCACTGGCGGGGTGGTCGGTGGCAACCACCGAACGCGCAGCCTCGGCCATGCAAGTGCAGGGCTCGGCGAAGTCCCGCCGTCATCAAGCGCCGGAGGCGGCTCGGGTCCTGGGACTCGCTCTCGCCGTCCGGTACCGCGGAGATGGTGCTGCCGTCGCACGCGTGGATCAGGGCATCCGCTGCCGGGATCTCGCCTGCGTCGTCCAGACAGGTCAAGCCAGTGCCGGATTTCCGGCCCGCGATGGATACCGTCACGCGCGTGAGGGCTCGTCGGCCGGACTGGCGCGGGAGTTCGAGAGAGTTCAGAGCCAGGTCGATCACGTCCGAGAACGCGTCGCCGAAACGTTCCCTTGGAGAGCGGGGGTTGTCGGATCGGCGCTCGGTCAGGGAATCCAGCATTGCATGGGCTCGAGTGCCGGTCTCGTCGTCGAATCGACCGCGTAGCTCCCAGACGCCGGTTCTTTTGCGCCGCAACGACAACTGGCGCTCGGGAGTAGGCGGAGACGTGGCGTCCGGGATGAAGCGGCCCAGCAGGTGCGCGCCCAACACGGCCACCTGTCTTCGGCCCGCGGTCCTGGCCAGCGTCACCAGTTCGCGTTCGGCATCCGCTCGATACTCGTCTGGGATCTGACGCACCGTGTCGAGGATCGTGTTGATCGCCGGGTTGCTTAGCCGGCCTTCACGGGCCGCCGCGGCGGCGGCAGGGGCCAGCGCGGGATCCGCGTTCAACTCTCGCGCCCGCCGCATCAGCTTTCCTGCCACACCAGCGGAAATGTCCGCCCGGTCTGCCAGAAAGCTCGCCACTGAACGGTATCCGAACAGCTCGTCTACGCCGCGGCGCTCGATCTCGACCAGCGCCGCGCCCAGTTCCGCTTCCGCACAACGGATCCGGGTCACCAACTCATCGACGCGGTCGGCTAATGCCACCGCGTCTGCCTGCCACATCCGGTCGTCGTCCACACCATGAACACTAGCTCAGGATCGAACACCCGTTCATCACACGATCGGGCGAAAGGCGGAGAGTTACGGACGCACTGGGTCCAGATCCCAGGCTAGAGTCACCACAGTCCCGTCCTCGCCGGACGCGATGTCCGCCCGGTCTGCGCTCGCCCGCAGCAACATCAACCCCCGGCCCCGCAACGAAACCGGGCGGGGATCGGGGACCGGCGTGCGCCACTGGCCGTGGTCCGTGATGACCACCTCGACGCGGTCGGCGTGGATCGCTGCGTCGAGGTCGACCAGGCCGGAGCCCGAGCCGTGGTACGCGTGGTCGGCCACGTTGGCCAGCGCCTCGTAGCTCGCCAGCGCGATGTCCTGGGCCCGGGCCGGCTCGACGCCCGCGGCCAGGGCCCACGCCGTGAGGTCGTGCCGCAGGCGCCGCAACGCCTCAGGTGCGGCAGCCACGCCGTGACAGCGGAACGGGGCCGCCGACCCGGCGGATTCGTGCATCGGGTTCGCCTTTCTGCCCGGCCCGGGGCTCGCGGTGCCCGTCACTTCCGGAGGGCTTCGTCGACCGTCGGGTGGACGCCGATCCACGTGTCGAGCCCGGTGGTCGTCAGCGGTCCCGACGTCACCGGCGAATCACTGACAACCCGCAACGCGTGCTCCGCCAGTTTGCGGTGCGCGGCCGCGAGCACCTGCAGGCCCGCCGAACAGAAGAACGTCACCGCTCGCAGGTCGACCACCAGCACTTCGGGGCCTTCGGCGAGCACGGTGTCGACGACTTCCTCGAAGTCCGGTGCGCTGAGCAGGTCGATTTCGCCCGCCACGCGGAGCACGGCGGCCTGGCCGCGCCAGTCGAGCGTGGCCGCCAGCTCGGTGGCGGGGAGATCCCGGGGTGAAGGGCTCACGGCCACTTATCGTGCCCCAATCCGCGCCCCGGCGCCAACGCCCGCGTCAGCGGTGCGGCAACTGCACCACGGTGACCCAGAAGTCGTCGATCTGCCGGACCACCTCGACGAACTTCTCGAAGTCGACCGGCTTGGTGACGTAGGCGTTGGCGTGCAGGTCGTAGCTGCGCAGGATGTCCTCCTCCGCCTCCGACGTCGTCAGCACGACCACCGGGATGGTCCGCAGCGCCGGGTCCTGCTTGATCTCGCCGAGGACCTCGCGCCCGTCCTTGCGGGGCAGGTTGAGGTCGAGCAGGATCAGCCCCGGCCGCGGCGCGTCGGCGAACGGGCCCTCGCGGTGCAGGAAGCGAAGCGCTTCGACGCCGTCGCTCGCGACGTGCAGGGCGTTGCGGATCTTGTGGTGCTCGAACGCTTCCTGGGTCATCAGCACGTCGCCGGGGTCGTCCTCGACGAGCAGGATGTCGATCGGGGGCAGGGCCTCGGTCATGCGTCCTCGTTTTCCTCTGCGCCGCGCTCGAGCCGAGCGGGCAGGGTGAAGCGGAAAGTGGCACCCTCGGCACCGGCTTCGGTGTCGAGCCAGATCCGGCCACCGTGGTACTCGACGATCCGGCGGCACATGGCCAGCCCGATGCCCGTGCCCGGGTAGGCGCTGCGGGAGTGCAGCCGCTGGAACAGTGCGAAGACCCGGTCGGCGTACTCGGCTTCGATGCCGATCCCGTTGTCCCGCACCGCGAACACCCAGTCGTCGCCGTCGCGGTCGGCGGTGACGCGCACCTCCGGCGGCACCTCGCCGTGGAACTTCAGCGCGTTGCCGATGAGGTTCTGGAAGACGGCCGTCAGCAGCGCCGGCTCGACGCGGACGTCGGGCAGGTCGTCGTGGGTCACCTTGCCGCGGTTGAGCGAGAGGGCGACTTCGAGGTTCGCGAGCGCGCCGTCGACCAGTTCGCCCGCGGGGACCACGACGTGCTCCCCCGGCTTCCGGCCGACGCGGGAGAACGACAGGAGATCGTTGATCAGGCCCTGCATGCGCTTGGCGCCGTCGACGGCGTACTCGATGTACTGCTCGCCGCGCTCGTCGAGCAGGCCCGTGTACCGCCGTTGCAGCAGCTGGCAGAAGCTGGCCACCTTCCGCAGCGGCTCCTGGAGGTCGTGCGAAGCGACGTACGCGAACTGCTCCAGGTCGGCGTTGGACCGCTCCAGCTCGTGCGTCCGCCGGTCCAGGAGCGCGTGCGCCCGCTCCAGCTCGGCCACCTCGTCGAGGATCCGCTGCCGCATGGCCTCGACGTCACTGCCGAGCTGGACGAGCTCGATCGGCCCGTCACCGCGGACCGGCCGGTGGATGTCCTGGTCGGCGACGTGCCGGACCTCGCCGGCCAGCCGCAGGATGGGCCGCGTGATGACGCGCCGCAGCCCCAGGAACAGCAGGACGAACAGCAGCAGGATGAGCACGGCGACGGCGACGAGCATCGCGGTCAGGAAGGTCGCCGCGCTGTCGAGGTCGGCGCGGCCTTCGCCACGCAGCGTCGTGAGGTGAGCGGCCTGGGCGTCGAGGGCGCCGCGCACGGCGTCGAACTGGGTACGGCTGCGGTCGGCCTGCGCCGGGGTGACCGCGGGCGCGGCCGGGGCGATGGTGGGCGCGATCGTCGCCTGCCAGGCCGACGCGGCCCGCTGCACGCGGTCGAGGTCGTCGCCGATCTGCGTGCCCGGCGTGGCCCCGAGCTGCCGCAGCTGGCTGACGGCGTCGGCCTGCGAGCGGACGCCGTCGGTGTAGGGCGTGAGGAAGTCCGGCTGCCGGCCGAGCTGGTAACCGCGGACGCCGGTCTCCTGGTTCAGCATGGCCGTCGACAGCTGGATGGCGGCGAGCCGCTGGGAGCCGATGACGTCGAGCAGGCGGTTGCGGGCGTCGGTGAGGTTGTTCAACGCGATCCCGCCGCCGGCCAGGGCCGCGAGCAGCAGCACGGCCTCGGTCACGGCGAGCAGGGTCAGCCAGCGGCGGATCGGCCAGCCGCGCACGGTCCCGGTCATCGGCCGGTCTCCCCGGGGATGTGGTTGAGCAGGGCGAGGGCGACGTCGTCGTCCAGCGGGCCGGAGTTGAGGCGTTCGGCGCGGGCGATCAGTTCGTCGAGGAGGGCGCGGCCGTGGAGGCCGTCCTGGTGGCGGATGTCGAGCACGAGCTCGGCCATCCGCTCGTGGCCGAGCCGTTCGGACCCGGCGCCGACGCGGCCTTCGAACACGCCGTCGGTGTAGAGCAGCAGTGACCAGCCGGGGTCCAGCGGCACGTCGAGGGCCTCCCATTTCGTGCCCTCGACGACGCCGAGCGGGACGCCGAGGCGTTCGCCGGAGAGCAGGTGCCCGTCGCCGGGGGTGAGCAGCAGCGGCGGCAGGTGCCCCGCCAGCGACAGGCGCAGGGATCTTCGGTCCGGCGCGACGACGACCATGCAGACCGTCGCGAACAGCGGCTCGATCCGCTCGTGCACCAGGACCCGCTCGACCATGCTCAGCACGTCGGGCATCGGCAGGCCGGCCATCACCAGCGAGCGCCACGCGATCCGCAGCGCGACGCCGAGCGCGGCCTCGTCCGGGCCGTGGCCGCAGACGTCGCCGATGATCATGTTGAGACTGCCGTCGGTGAGCTCGATGGCGTCGTAGAAGTCGCCGCCGAGCAGGGAGCCGTTGCGGCCGGGCCGGTAGCGGGAAGCGAGTTCGAGGTGCGGGTCGCGCAGCAGCGGGCTGGGCAGCAGGCCGCGCTCGAGCCGGGCGTTCTCGCGGGCGAGCAGCTGCTGCTGGAGGAACTGCTGCTCGACCTGCTCGGCGCGCTTGCGTTCGCGGGCGAAGCGCAGGGCCTTCACCAGCAGCGGCCCGTCGACCTGGTCCTTGACGAGGTAGTCCTGCGCGCCGGCGGCGACCGCGGCGACGCCGGTGGCCTGGTCGTGCTGGCCGGTCAGCACGACGACCGCGACGCCGGGCGCGTGCTGGGCGAGGCGGGTGAGCCCGCCGAGCCCCCTCGCGTCGGGCAGCTGGAGGTCGAGCAGGACGCAGTCGGCGGTCAGCGGCGCGGCCAGGGCCGCGGAAAGGGTCTCGACGCGTTCGAGCGCGACCGGCACGGAGGTGTCGGCGAGCATCTCGTCGACCAGCAGCGCGTCGCCGTCGTCGTCCTCGATCAGCAGCACGCGCAAGCGGGTGCGGGGATCCCACGATGAGTCGGCGGTCACCGGATTCTCCCGTTCAGCGGCACCTTGCAGGCGATCACCCTAGCGGCACCGGGCGCGGCCGCCTACGACCACACGGCCCCGCCGGGGGTAGCGATTTATAGCACCCCAGTGTTCCGCCGCGTGCATAACGGTTCGGGTCGCGGCGGTCCCGTTACCTGGGTTCCCGCGCCTACGCTGCCGTTATGTCCGAGCCGCCCGCACCGGTCCGGCGCGCGGCCTTCGCGTGGTGGGGCGCGACGGCGTGCTGGTTCCTCGGTTCGCTGCTCGGCCGGCTGCTGGGCGGGCACGCCACGCCGGGCGCCGGCGCCGGCGGGACCGGCGAGCGCGACGCATTGCTGGCGACGACGTTGCCGGCGCCGGTCGCGGTGCTCGCGTTCGTGGTCGCGGCCGGCCTGTGGGCGTCACTGGTGTACGGCGTGTTCCGCGGTGCCGGGTGGGCGCGCGTCGTGCTCGCGATCGCCGGCGCGCTGGGCGTCCTCGACGTCGTGCTGCAGCTATTCGCGCTCTTCGCCGCGTCCGCCCGCGATACCGGCGACCTGGTGCGGGGCCTGGCGTTCCTGCTCGTGCTGGGCCTGTCGATGGCCGGGTTCACGCTGATGTTCCGCGCGGACGCCGCGGCGTACTTCAAGCGCCGCCGCTGAGCAGGGAGCGGTAGAACGTCCGGTGCGCTGCCGCGGCCGCCGGCCACGTGTACCGCTGCGCCAGCGCGCGGCCCGGCGCCGGATCACCCCCCGCCATCGCGGTCCGCAGCTCCCGGGCGAAACCGGGCGGGTCGACGGCGAAGCGGGCCACCTCGCCGAAGACTTCGCGCAGCACGGGCAGGTCACGCGTCACCACCGGCACCCCGGCGGCCAGTGCCTCCATCGCGGCCAGCCCGAAGCCTTCCTTGGTCGACGGGAAGGCGAACACCGCGGCGGACGCCATCAGCGACGGCAGCTCGTCGTGCTCGACCGGGCCCAGCACCTCCGGCTCGACGCCCAGTTCGGCGGCGCGTTTCTCCCAGCGAGTGCGGTACTCGCGATAGTCGAAGAGCGTCTCGCCGCCCGCGATGACCAGGCGGACGTCCGGTTCGGCCAGCAGCGCGTACGCCTCCAGCAGGTCCAGCGAGCCCTTGCGCGGCTCGATCCCTCCCACCGCCAAGACATAACGTCCTCGGCCGGTATCGGGGCGGGCGTTGGCGAACCGGTCGTAGTCGACGCCGTTGGGGATCACGGTCGCCTCGATGCCCCAGCCGTCGCGCACCTCGGCGGCCACGGACTCCGACACGCAGACGTGCGCGTACGGCCGGACGATCGCGCGTTCGTGGCAGGCCGCCAGCTCCGGCGTGGTGAAGGTGTCGAGGTGGTGGATCGTCCGGACGCAAGCGTCGACGGCGTTCGCGCTGATGCAGTCCTGCGCGTGCACGACGTCGTACGCGTCCGGCGTGAATGCCGCGCGCAGCACCGCGATCGAGCGCAGGATCCGCGCGCCGACGCTCTCGCCGGGGACGTCCGGGAAGGGCACGATCGACAATCGGACAGCGGGGTCCACCGGCCGGAAGAACCCCGCGTCGCCGCCGCGGCCGAGCGTCCACACCGTGACGTCCTCGCCGAGCGCCGCGAGGGCTTCGGCCAGCGCGAGCGTGTGCACGACGCCGCCGCGGGGTTTGGTCGAGTAGCTCAGCAGGGCGATGCGCATCAGGCCTCCCGGTAGACCTCGGGTTTCCGTTCCCCCAGGTGGTGCAGCACACGGCGGGCGTTCGCGAGTTCTTGTTCGACGTCGAGTTCGGCGACCGCGATGCCGGCCTTGGACCAGGTCCGCGCGAGGATCTCGCCGCCTGGGCCGACGACCTTGGCCTGGCCGAGGAACCGCATGCCGCCCATCGCGCCGGTCTGGTTGGACGACACGAGCACGACCTGGTTCTCCGCGGCGCGCGCCTGGTCGTAGAGGTCGAACAGCCGCGACTGGCGGTCCTGCGCCATCCGCGGCGCGCGGTTGGTGATGCTGGTCGGCCACGCGCTCAGGCAGGCGACGATGTCCGCGCCGTCGACCGCCAGCGAGCGGGCCGACTCGGGGAACGTCTTGTCGTAGTCGATCAGCATGCCGACCCGCCCGACCGGCGTGTCGAACGCGGCGAACTCGGCGCCCGGTTCGTACGCGATGCTCTCCCCTGGCGGCTGGTGGACCTTGCGGTGCCGGCCGAGCACGCCGTCACCCGTGACGCACACCGCGGAGTTGTAGCGCCGCGGCCCGTCGGCTTCGCAGTAACCGACGCACACGACCATCTCCGCGGCGAGCGACTGGATCGTCTTCAGTTCCGGACAGTCGGGGTCGAGGGCCGGCGGGAGCGCCTCCGGGTCCGGATGGCGCAGGTCGGCGAGGTAACCGCCGAGGGCCGCGTCCGGCAGCACCAGCAGCGCGGCGCCGGCCGAGCGCGCGTGGTCGATCAGCGT
This genomic window contains:
- a CDS encoding phospholipase C, coding for MDTRPRRRRRGLLGAGALASVAVLAVATGSAATTAEAQPLHPYPAQWIPTSTPIKHVVVIFGENIAFDHYFGTYPNAANTDGTPFQAARNTPKVNGLDHKLLADNPNAYNPKRLTHEQALTCDQNHNYGAEQAAFNGGKMDKFVEKTETDKCTGQPVLFGEPGLVMDYFDGNTVTGMWNYAQHYSLNDNSFDANFGPSTPGAINLVSGNTHGVQAVNPVTHEPVSDAYAVQSPDANGVGTMINDPDPAWDDCSDKNHTSTDNLATMHGRNVGDLLNQRHVTWGWFQGGFRPTGSANGYAVCGATHANIGGAAAVDYSPHHEPFQYYPSTANPKHLPPSSVQAIGQTDRANHQYDVADFNDSLQAGSMPAVSFLKAPEYQDGHAGYSDPLDEQQFVVNEVNKIQQSPDWRSTAIVLAYDDSDGWYDHVSSPVINGSHDASQDQAVCTAKKTTLGGYADRCGYGPRLPLMVISPYSKVNHVDHTLTDQTSVLKFIEDNWFAGRIGDSSYDSRANSMSNMFNFWWPQASKLTLDPKTGAVAHR
- a CDS encoding HNH endonuclease signature motif containing protein, with translation MDDDRMWQADAVALADRVDELVTRIRCAEAELGAALVEIERRGVDELFGYRSVASFLADRADISAGVAGKLMRRARELNADPALAPAAAAAAREGRLSNPAINTILDTVRQIPDEYRADAERELVTLARTAGRRQVAVLGAHLLGRFIPDATSPPTPERQLSLRRKRTGVWELRGRFDDETGTRAHAMLDSLTERRSDNPRSPRERFGDAFSDVIDLALNSLELPRQSGRRALTRVTVSIAGRKSGTGLTCLDDAGEIPAADALIHACDGSTISAVPDGESESQDPSRLRRLMTAGLRRALHLHGRGCAFGGCHRPPRQCQGHHIRQQSEDGPASWESPVQLCGYHHRLLHGLGWQIHITPDGLAESTPPTSHDRRRKPDRNNVDSPLPRAA
- a CDS encoding ATP-binding protein: MHESAGSAAPFRCHGVAAAPEALRRLRHDLTAWALAAGVEPARAQDIALASYEALANVADHAYHGSGSGLVDLDAAIHADRVEVVITDHGQWRTPVPDPRPVSLRGRGLMLLRASADRADIASGEDGTVVTLAWDLDPVRP
- a CDS encoding STAS domain-containing protein, with protein sequence MSPSPRDLPATELAATLDWRGQAAVLRVAGEIDLLSAPDFEEVVDTVLAEGPEVLVVDLRAVTFFCSAGLQVLAAAHRKLAEHALRVVSDSPVTSGPLTTTGLDTWIGVHPTVDEALRK
- a CDS encoding response regulator translates to MTEALPPIDILLVEDDPGDVLMTQEAFEHHKIRNALHVASDGVEALRFLHREGPFADAPRPGLILLDLNLPRKDGREVLGEIKQDPALRTIPVVVLTTSEAEEDILRSYDLHANAYVTKPVDFEKFVEVVRQIDDFWVTVVQLPHR
- a CDS encoding ATP-binding protein is translated as MTGTVRGWPIRRWLTLLAVTEAVLLLAALAGGGIALNNLTDARNRLLDVIGSQRLAAIQLSTAMLNQETGVRGYQLGRQPDFLTPYTDGVRSQADAVSQLRQLGATPGTQIGDDLDRVQRAASAWQATIAPTIAPAAPAVTPAQADRSRTQFDAVRGALDAQAAHLTTLRGEGRADLDSAATFLTAMLVAVAVLILLLFVLLFLGLRRVITRPILRLAGEVRHVADQDIHRPVRGDGPIELVQLGSDVEAMRQRILDEVAELERAHALLDRRTHELERSNADLEQFAYVASHDLQEPLRKVASFCQLLQRRYTGLLDERGEQYIEYAVDGAKRMQGLINDLLSFSRVGRKPGEHVVVPAGELVDGALANLEVALSLNRGKVTHDDLPDVRVEPALLTAVFQNLIGNALKFHGEVPPEVRVTADRDGDDWVFAVRDNGIGIEAEYADRVFALFQRLHSRSAYPGTGIGLAMCRRIVEYHGGRIWLDTEAGAEGATFRFTLPARLERGAEENEDA
- a CDS encoding PP2C family protein-serine/threonine phosphatase; translation: MTADSSWDPRTRLRVLLIEDDDGDALLVDEMLADTSVPVALERVETLSAALAAPLTADCVLLDLQLPDARGLGGLTRLAQHAPGVAVVVLTGQHDQATGVAAVAAGAQDYLVKDQVDGPLLVKALRFARERKRAEQVEQQFLQQQLLARENARLERGLLPSPLLRDPHLELASRYRPGRNGSLLGGDFYDAIELTDGSLNMIIGDVCGHGPDEAALGVALRIAWRSLVMAGLPMPDVLSMVERVLVHERIEPLFATVCMVVVAPDRRSLRLSLAGHLPPLLLTPGDGHLLSGERLGVPLGVVEGTKWEALDVPLDPGWSLLLYTDGVFEGRVGAGSERLGHERMAELVLDIRHQDGLHGRALLDELIARAERLNSGPLDDDVALALLNHIPGETGR
- a CDS encoding MSMEG_0565 family glycosyltransferase; its protein translation is MRIALLSYSTKPRGGVVHTLALAEALAALGEDVTVWTLGRGGDAGFFRPVDPAVRLSIVPFPDVPGESVGARILRSIAVLRAAFTPDAYDVVHAQDCISANAVDACVRTIHHLDTFTTPELAACHERAIVRPYAHVCVSESVAAEVRDGWGIEATVIPNGVDYDRFANARPDTGRGRYVLAVGGIEPRKGSLDLLEAYALLAEPDVRLVIAGGETLFDYREYRTRWEKRAAELGVEPEVLGPVEHDELPSLMASAAVFAFPSTKEGFGLAAMEALAAGVPVVTRDLPVLREVFGEVARFAVDPPGFARELRTAMAGGDPAPGRALAQRYTWPAAAAAHRTFYRSLLSGGA
- a CDS encoding carbon-nitrogen hydrolase family protein, which gives rise to MGQIRIAAVAAHFGRDLDFDLQRIATLIDHARSAGAALLVLPDAALGGYLADLRHPDPEALPPALDPDCPELKTIQSLAAEMVVCVGYCEADGPRRYNSAVCVTGDGVLGRHRKVHQPPGESIAYEPGAEFAAFDTPVGRVGMLIDYDKTFPESARSLAVDGADIVACLSAWPTSITNRAPRMAQDRQSRLFDLYDQARAAENQVVLVSSNQTGAMGGMRFLGQAKVVGPGGEILARTWSKAGIAVAELDVEQELANARRVLHHLGERKPEVYREA